From one Amphiura filiformis chromosome 13, Afil_fr2py, whole genome shotgun sequence genomic stretch:
- the LOC140168628 gene encoding uncharacterized protein: MDILVLTNITPLVFLYILLTLSRHVQAKVTVTTTAPMANVDEGGILSVHCEVSNLQEGQRVTLVRQTIGATTVEDLTSNDLVQTNDDERVFLAVRQLPGNTKVYFLSIIEVRRSDQAKYSCRVTTSTIDAVVISARDSVDIKVNYFPDDTNPKCTHNLSGDLNTVDVQEGDMLTLNCTSARGNPMVSVHWMRSETELKSETHIPSGSTSTVSGILRFQATRHDDKSIFMCQIRSQAFPGSLSSCHIGPLTVRYESTNVVDIHAPVQVTSDLQATTTITSISTKKPFAFDESSHCKDVCSLTSGPGFYWVISTIIVGCLALLFLIIGCVLLLKYCRMTSSHYEDQFLPTTRQDDFYEKLQYGNTREEMVYMSLGNSNRMKGGKGNNEVHYCLAPNKASYVGSVRPLTE, encoded by the coding sequence ATGGATATACTTGTATTAACAAACATAACGCCTCTTGTATTCCTGTATATTTTACTGACTTTAAGTCGTCATGTTCAAGCTAAAGTAACAGTGACAACTACTGCACCAATGGCAAATGTTGACGAAGGTGGGATCTTATCCGTACATTGTGAAGTTAGCAACTTGCAGGAAGGTCAGAGGGTCACGCTGGTGAGACAAACAATTGGTGCTACAACTGTAGAAGATCTTACATCGAATGATCTTGTCCAAACTAACGACGACGAAAGAGTTTTTCTCGCTGTACGACAACTACCCGGAAACACTAAAGTGTACTTTTTGTCTATAATTGAAGTGAGACGATCGGACCAAGCTAAATATTCTTGTAGAGTCACAACTAGCACTATAGACGCAGTTGTGATATCCGCAAGAGACTCTGTTGATATCAAAGTGAATTATTTTCCAGATGATACGAACCCAAAATGTACTCACAACCTTAGTGGTGACTTAAATACTGTTGACGTCCAAGAAGGAGACATGTTAACATTGAATTGTACTTCAGCACGTGGTAACCCCATGGTATCTGTTCACTGGATGCGATCTGAGACTGAACTGAAGAGTGAAACTCACATACCTTCAGGATCGACGTCAACTGTTTCTGGTATTCTACGTTTTCAAGCAACCAGACATGATGATAAATCTATCTTTATGTGTCAGATTAGAAGCCAGGCTTTTCCTGGTAGTTTAAGTAGCTGCCATATTGGTCCTCTTACGGTGCGTTATGAATCCACCAATGTTGTTGACATACATGCACCGGTTCAAGTAACTTCTGATTTACAAGCAACTACTACTATTACTTCGATCAGCACTAAAAAACCTTTTGCATTTGATGAAAGTAGTCACTGTAAAGACGTTTGTTCATTAACATCGGGACCTGGGTTTTACTGGGTTATTTCAACTATAATCGTTGGATGTTTAGCGCTTTTATTTCTTATCATTGGTTGCGTACTGTTGTTAAAATACTGTCGAATGACTAGTAGTCATTATGAGGACCAGTTCTTGCCAACAACAAGGCAGGATGATTTTTATGAGAAACTTCAATATGGAAATACTCGAGAAGAAATGGTATATATGAGCCTTGGTAATTCAAATCGAATGAAAGGAGGAAAGGGAAATAATGAAGTACATTACTGTCTGGCGCCGAACAAAGCATCATACGTGGGCTCCGTCCGACCACTAACTGAATAA